A stretch of the Thiomicrorhabdus indica genome encodes the following:
- a CDS encoding 1-aminocyclopropane-1-carboxylate deaminase/D-cysteine desulfhydrase: protein MKKQPTPLDPSDNLLTPKITPCVQLTHPLFDKYKVQVWVKLDYLNHPEIQGNKLHKLKYNLLDAVERGAEQLITFGGAYSNHIAATAAAANEIGLPVTGVIRGQELEQHPEKWSHTLKHAQQNGMQFLFINRKNYRLKKQAPQVIQWLKQHPKSFVIPEGGSNDLAIKGFDEMCAQITQQMPDWTHLYCPVGTGGTLAGLIANCRHPKNIQISPAGQKRLPTVLKNIIGIAVLNEADYLRKDIQSWIETFENKRENKIENNKKIKIDWQLITDAAGGGYGKTPNYLKSFQKRFEQTFNLPLDPIYTAKLFHGIYKQIVQKKLPAGSKVLVLHTGGLQGNEK from the coding sequence ATGAAAAAACAACCAACTCCACTTGATCCGTCTGACAACTTGCTTACGCCAAAAATAACACCCTGCGTTCAATTGACCCACCCTCTCTTCGACAAGTACAAGGTACAAGTTTGGGTCAAACTCGATTATCTGAATCATCCAGAAATTCAAGGCAACAAACTCCACAAATTGAAATACAACCTTTTAGATGCAGTTGAGCGAGGTGCTGAACAATTAATCACCTTTGGTGGTGCTTACTCAAATCATATTGCTGCCACCGCTGCCGCAGCCAATGAAATTGGTTTACCAGTAACGGGAGTCATTCGAGGACAAGAATTAGAACAGCATCCTGAAAAATGGAGTCACACACTAAAACATGCCCAACAAAATGGTATGCAGTTTTTGTTTATTAACAGAAAAAACTACCGCTTAAAAAAGCAAGCACCGCAAGTCATCCAGTGGTTAAAACAACACCCCAAAAGTTTTGTCATTCCTGAAGGAGGATCAAATGATTTAGCGATCAAAGGGTTTGACGAAATGTGCGCGCAAATCACTCAACAAATGCCAGACTGGACACACCTTTATTGCCCCGTTGGAACTGGCGGAACCCTAGCCGGTTTAATCGCAAACTGCCGACACCCGAAAAACATACAAATTTCACCGGCCGGTCAAAAACGATTACCAACAGTGCTCAAAAATATCATCGGAATTGCGGTTTTAAACGAAGCAGACTACCTTAGAAAAGACATTCAATCATGGATAGAAACATTTGAAAACAAAAGAGAAAATAAAATTGAAAATAACAAAAAAATAAAAATTGATTGGCAACTTATTACCGATGCCGCAGGCGGCGGTTACGGCAAAACCCCGAACTATTTAAAAAGCTTTCAAAAACGTTTTGAACAAACTTTTAACCTTCCACTTGACCCAATCTACACCGCCAAACTGTTTCATGGGATCTACAAACAAATCGTTCAAAAAAAGTTACCGGCCGGTAGCAAAGTGCTTGTTTTACACACAGGTGGACTGCAAGGAAATGAAAAATAA
- a CDS encoding ammonium transporter: MEQLTTSLDVLFILLGAILVLFMHAGFAFLEVGTVQHKNQVNALVKIMSDLGVSTVAYFFVGYGVAYGVFLGFNLDGQLTQAMTEKSGYELVKFFFLMTFAAAIPAIVSGGIAERARFYPILAATFLTVAFVYPLFEGIAWNGNFGIQGWLEERFGAGFHDFAGSVVVHGVGGWIALAAILVLGARHNRYGADGRIRSIYPPSSIPFLALGAWILSVGWFGFNVMSAQAVEGIQGLVAMNSLMAMVGGILAATFISDKDPGFVHNGPLAGLVAICAGSDVVSPLGALVIGLVAGALFVKAFTWTQVKLKLDDVLGVWPLHGLCGLWGALAVGIFGSTALGGLGGVSMMPQIIGTLLGVIVAFVGGFLVYKLVNIFAKIRMDDEEQFEGADLVFHKTHANPPREEFNR, translated from the coding sequence ATGGAACAACTAACCACTAGCTTAGATGTGCTCTTTATTCTGTTGGGAGCTATTCTAGTGCTATTTATGCACGCTGGGTTTGCTTTTTTGGAAGTGGGAACGGTGCAACATAAAAACCAAGTCAATGCACTTGTCAAAATTATGAGCGATTTAGGGGTTTCAACCGTTGCTTATTTCTTTGTGGGATATGGTGTGGCTTATGGTGTTTTTCTTGGTTTTAATCTGGATGGCCAACTAACGCAGGCGATGACCGAAAAATCTGGTTATGAGCTGGTGAAATTCTTTTTCTTAATGACTTTTGCGGCAGCGATCCCAGCGATTGTTTCTGGTGGGATTGCTGAACGTGCTCGTTTTTACCCCATTCTGGCGGCAACATTTTTGACTGTCGCGTTTGTATACCCTTTGTTTGAAGGGATTGCTTGGAATGGTAACTTTGGTATTCAAGGTTGGTTGGAAGAGCGTTTTGGTGCCGGTTTTCATGATTTTGCCGGCTCAGTCGTTGTGCATGGGGTCGGTGGTTGGATTGCCTTGGCAGCGATTCTTGTTTTAGGCGCACGCCATAATCGTTACGGAGCTGATGGTCGAATTCGTTCTATTTATCCTCCTTCAAGTATTCCATTTTTAGCGTTAGGTGCTTGGATTCTATCTGTCGGCTGGTTTGGGTTTAATGTGATGTCTGCGCAAGCGGTTGAAGGCATTCAAGGTCTTGTTGCTATGAACTCCCTAATGGCAATGGTCGGGGGCATTTTAGCAGCAACGTTTATTTCGGATAAAGATCCCGGTTTTGTTCACAATGGACCTTTAGCTGGGTTGGTTGCAATTTGTGCCGGTTCGGATGTGGTGAGTCCATTGGGCGCATTGGTGATTGGATTGGTCGCTGGAGCTTTGTTTGTTAAAGCTTTCACTTGGACGCAAGTCAAACTGAAACTGGATGATGTTTTGGGTGTTTGGCCGCTTCACGGACTGTGTGGTTTATGGGGAGCATTGGCTGTCGGTATTTTTGGTTCGACAGCATTAGGTGGATTGGGTGGCGTATCTATGATGCCACAAATTATTGGCACATTACTCGGAGTAATTGTCGCTTTCGTTGGTGGTTTCTTGGTGTATAAACTGGTAAATATCTTTGCCAAGATTCGCATGGATGATGAAGAGCAGTTTGAAGGGGCGGATTTGGTATTTCATAAGACTCATGCCAATCCACCTCGAGAAGAGTTCAATCGTTAA
- a CDS encoding Lon protease family protein — MQKLSADQLYRYTRFSDASFDAQLQNPEVSEKDEAVLGFMRHFHPRAYQSLNFGLHLKRNQNHIFIMGEPGVGRIGMTKAMLRQAAKQKPMVQDVVLVSDFKESNKTQYLYFPAGDGYEFKKAIEEFVAQLKTQLPVLFDGHVYQQQTQALENALAEKQQEILKPAFDLAEANSIDIAQAENSFVLSALIEGKTYRTAELKSFDKEVQDHFTKAFDEVEEALNKALSHFPFLQHEFLDAGKKMNTEVANEYLEPLVKTLKMEFGKTDAVCDYLNELQEAVVNKLHLFWDQTAEQVTSSGSQPSLEELLNEQQGLSIFEVNLLVDHRGLQHAPVIYEQNATMPKLFGYTINSATVSATDQTALAMNHQAGLLQKANGGFLILNIQSVLKEPELWSHLKAALMSKRISFEIPSSSSVVPYHLPDFPLNLTLVLVGQATHFYALQEIDAQFSRIFKVQVEFEVELARTAEHELTLAKQLAAEVADWEDLPVAVSAYERLIEYASRMAEDENRIYTNKAILRDVLAEANAYARAKDVHEVNREIIEEAIIQRDFHTGLMEEYYHRAITEQQVLISTEGEHVGMVNGLTVLTVGRLSFGQPVRITAIASPGDEGVVDIEREVDMAGPIHSKGMLILSGYMRGRYMKDKAMGFSGSIVMEQNYNGVEGDSASSAELLALLSSLGNLPIRQDLAITGSINQFGEIQPIGGVNEKIEGFYKICQTRGLTGQQGVIIPQANASHLMLNTEVRQAIADEKFHIYTINHIDEALSLMTGVTIKKANKKIMREIERMNPKEENT, encoded by the coding sequence ATGCAAAAGCTATCCGCTGATCAACTTTATCGTTATACCCGTTTTTCCGATGCATCTTTTGATGCGCAATTGCAAAATCCCGAAGTCAGTGAAAAAGATGAGGCGGTTTTAGGGTTTATGCGGCATTTTCATCCGCGCGCTTACCAGTCTCTGAATTTTGGTTTACATTTGAAGCGTAATCAAAACCATATTTTTATTATGGGAGAACCCGGTGTCGGTCGTATTGGCATGACCAAAGCGATGTTGCGACAAGCAGCAAAGCAAAAACCAATGGTTCAAGATGTGGTGTTGGTATCGGATTTTAAAGAGAGTAATAAAACGCAATACCTTTATTTCCCGGCCGGTGATGGTTATGAGTTTAAAAAAGCGATTGAGGAATTTGTTGCTCAGTTGAAAACCCAGTTGCCGGTGTTGTTTGATGGGCATGTGTATCAGCAGCAAACTCAGGCGTTGGAAAATGCATTGGCAGAGAAGCAGCAAGAAATTCTAAAGCCTGCTTTTGATCTGGCCGAGGCGAATAGCATTGACATTGCTCAAGCAGAAAACAGTTTTGTTCTTTCTGCTTTGATTGAGGGAAAAACTTATCGTACGGCTGAGTTGAAAAGCTTTGATAAAGAGGTTCAAGATCATTTTACCAAGGCATTTGATGAAGTCGAAGAAGCACTGAATAAAGCCTTGAGTCATTTTCCATTTTTACAGCATGAATTTTTAGATGCGGGTAAAAAAATGAATACTGAAGTGGCCAATGAGTATTTGGAGCCATTGGTTAAAACGCTCAAAATGGAGTTTGGCAAAACGGATGCGGTTTGTGACTATTTGAATGAGTTGCAAGAAGCAGTGGTTAATAAGTTACACCTTTTCTGGGATCAGACGGCTGAACAAGTGACTTCATCCGGTTCTCAACCGAGCTTAGAAGAGCTTCTTAATGAGCAGCAAGGATTGTCGATTTTTGAAGTTAATTTGTTGGTTGATCATCGTGGTTTACAACATGCACCGGTGATCTACGAGCAAAATGCGACCATGCCTAAATTGTTCGGTTATACGATTAATTCAGCTACGGTTTCTGCAACCGATCAAACTGCGTTAGCGATGAATCATCAAGCAGGTTTGTTGCAAAAAGCCAACGGCGGTTTTTTGATTTTAAATATTCAATCTGTACTCAAAGAGCCGGAGCTTTGGTCTCATTTAAAAGCGGCTTTGATGAGCAAGCGAATTAGTTTTGAGATTCCGTCATCCAGTTCAGTTGTGCCTTATCACTTACCTGATTTCCCGCTTAATTTGACATTGGTGTTGGTTGGACAGGCGACGCATTTTTATGCCTTGCAAGAAATTGATGCGCAATTCAGTCGTATTTTTAAAGTTCAGGTTGAGTTTGAGGTGGAATTGGCGAGAACAGCGGAACATGAATTAACCTTAGCAAAACAGTTGGCTGCGGAAGTCGCGGATTGGGAAGATTTACCGGTTGCAGTCAGTGCTTATGAACGTTTGATTGAATATGCGTCGCGTATGGCAGAGGATGAGAATCGAATTTACACCAATAAAGCTATTTTGCGAGATGTTTTGGCCGAGGCAAATGCTTATGCAAGAGCGAAAGATGTCCATGAAGTGAATCGCGAAATTATTGAAGAGGCGATTATTCAGCGTGATTTCCATACAGGCTTAATGGAAGAGTATTACCATCGTGCAATTACCGAACAGCAAGTTCTGATTTCAACCGAAGGCGAGCATGTGGGAATGGTGAATGGTTTGACGGTTTTAACCGTTGGTCGTTTGTCATTTGGTCAGCCGGTTCGTATTACTGCCATCGCAAGCCCAGGTGACGAAGGAGTTGTGGATATTGAACGCGAAGTGGATATGGCTGGGCCAATCCATTCCAAAGGTATGCTGATTTTGTCGGGTTATATGCGTGGCCGTTACATGAAAGACAAAGCGATGGGCTTTAGTGGTTCCATTGTGATGGAGCAAAACTACAATGGTGTGGAGGGTGATTCGGCTTCGTCGGCTGAATTATTAGCGCTTTTATCATCGTTGGGGAATTTACCTATCCGACAAGATTTGGCGATTACTGGCTCGATTAACCAGTTTGGTGAAATACAACCGATTGGTGGTGTAAACGAGAAAATTGAAGGGTTTTACAAAATTTGTCAAACACGAGGTTTAACTGGGCAACAAGGTGTGATTATTCCTCAAGCGAATGCGAGTCACTTAATGTTGAATACAGAAGTGCGCCAAGCGATTGCGGATGAAAAGTTCCATATTTACACGATTAACCATATTGATGAAGCTCTAAGTTTAATGACTGGTGTGACCATTAAAAAAGCCAATAAAAAGATTATGCGTGAAATTGAACGTATGAATCCAAAAGAGGAAAATACCTAA
- a CDS encoding DUF2062 domain-containing protein, whose protein sequence is MPKKLIKRYLPNAEKIKQTKGIQWMGAWLHDPNIWHLHRHSVAKAFLIGLFWMSIPMPSQMVAAAFTAIAIRANLALSVALVWISNPITMGPIFYFNYKVGTLILGHPAEEIPHFEISWQWISTTLGDLWMPLYLGSIVVGTILGAVSYVLIHLVWRLHVIDRWNKRKILRKKPK, encoded by the coding sequence ATGCCTAAAAAACTCATAAAGCGTTATTTACCCAATGCCGAAAAAATAAAACAGACAAAAGGCATCCAATGGATGGGAGCTTGGTTGCATGACCCAAATATTTGGCATTTGCATCGCCACTCCGTTGCCAAAGCCTTCTTAATTGGCCTGTTTTGGATGTCCATCCCAATGCCATCTCAAATGGTTGCCGCAGCGTTTACAGCGATTGCCATACGCGCCAACCTAGCATTGAGTGTAGCGCTTGTATGGATTAGCAACCCCATCACCATGGGCCCTATCTTCTATTTCAACTACAAAGTAGGGACACTCATTCTTGGCCATCCAGCAGAAGAAATCCCTCATTTTGAAATAAGCTGGCAATGGATTAGCACAACCCTTGGTGATTTATGGATGCCGCTTTATCTTGGCAGTATCGTTGTCGGAACAATTCTTGGTGCGGTAAGTTATGTGTTGATCCATCTTGTTTGGCGACTCCACGTCATTGACCGCTGGAACAAGCGAAAAATACTTCGCAAAAAACCCAAATAG
- a CDS encoding DNA internalization-related competence protein ComEC/Rec2 gives MLFRVFVIAWLLATCGFYELSELPDSRLMIAISAIMIFLIVIAWKTSRKSQTGRGSIYLSGSLTGIMISFSLGFIIGICYLYWHAFFSIKLPNDVFDRPVIIQAQISELPIWQEMSSLKQKNTRTSRQKLRLQMKLKQMVLFENSTDETKWIHVDQGLRVPEIQVNWYLSQHMQAEDFGLQHWPRLGETVWLSVKLKAPRGQSNPGAFDYDRYLFAKGIQAKGYVKGLTLNHWHRFQRDVADRGELIAFNPVNMNSSKNSVLAIADSNLFTGFYNSRTQLQTHLQNLFAGSMFFPVIEALTLGERATVSQEDWELFRKTGTIHLMAISGLHIGLAALFGWLFFWVFWKLIFYRFRVVDLWLFAKIGALLSATLYAFLSGFSISTERAWIMVIIGLLFLVWQRPFSVWNAFFVALWFVIFFQPSAVLMQGFWLSFLAVAWIFIFLPVLVNKSKWQQFLWIQLVLSLALVPALAHFFGAIPSFGFVANLIALPVISFIVMPLLFIVLIGLLVFPEHLHESFRPVVTLLDWVLKWLWQWLEWVSEWPNSLFEVPSIDGLWVLLIYGVAFYIVQNWVQSKQTIAQRFSHLSTKQRNSWRHYLTRLKHIEDIEHIKKRCFVQNAVLWLVVFVGCVVVIIHYFMPNEKPKKQEALLTVLDVGQGLSVVVETNNKVLVYDLGAYWGEKMDGAKLAVLPYLNSRNIDSIDQLVISHSDNDHAGGLQTLLTQIAIGNALSGQPEKLGVNLPNTVLSQCVAGQNWVWESIQFEIVAPLPEWLKRPNLSDNDFSCVLKISTGRSQVWLMGDLSTRYENQLLKALSEEDTAFQTTEMHSEMRRQALLVAGHHGSRYSSGEDWLSAVKPTFAIISAGYKNRYDFPHEDVLHRFESHSTRVLNTAHSGAIQFGIKPEGIELLNRNRIEQTKWYYHSSFSHTKIE, from the coding sequence ATGTTATTTAGAGTTTTTGTTATTGCTTGGCTATTGGCAACCTGTGGGTTTTATGAACTTTCAGAATTGCCAGACAGTCGTCTCATGATTGCAATAAGTGCCATCATGATTTTTTTAATCGTTATTGCTTGGAAAACTTCCAGAAAATCTCAAACCGGTAGAGGGTCGATTTACTTATCCGGTTCTTTGACAGGCATTATGATTAGTTTTTCCCTTGGGTTCATTATAGGCATCTGTTATCTCTATTGGCACGCTTTTTTTTCAATCAAATTACCCAATGACGTATTTGACCGGCCGGTAATTATTCAAGCGCAAATTTCTGAACTGCCTATTTGGCAAGAAATGTCTTCATTGAAGCAGAAAAATACTCGCACATCTCGCCAAAAGCTTCGTTTACAAATGAAGCTAAAACAGATGGTGTTATTTGAAAATTCTACAGATGAAACCAAGTGGATTCATGTGGATCAAGGACTGAGAGTTCCAGAGATTCAAGTTAACTGGTATTTGAGTCAACACATGCAAGCTGAAGATTTTGGTTTGCAGCATTGGCCTAGATTAGGCGAGACAGTGTGGTTAAGCGTGAAGCTGAAAGCGCCGAGAGGACAATCGAATCCTGGTGCTTTTGATTATGATCGTTATCTTTTTGCCAAAGGCATTCAAGCAAAAGGTTATGTAAAAGGCTTAACTTTGAATCATTGGCATCGCTTTCAAAGAGATGTGGCTGACAGAGGCGAGCTCATAGCTTTCAATCCTGTGAACATGAATTCGAGTAAGAACTCTGTTTTGGCGATTGCCGATTCCAACCTTTTCACGGGATTTTACAACTCTAGAACACAGTTACAAACACATTTGCAAAATCTGTTTGCAGGTTCAATGTTTTTTCCAGTAATCGAAGCGTTGACTTTGGGTGAACGTGCAACGGTTTCACAAGAGGATTGGGAGTTATTTCGCAAAACAGGCACTATTCATTTGATGGCAATTTCAGGATTGCACATTGGTCTAGCAGCATTATTTGGCTGGTTGTTTTTCTGGGTTTTTTGGAAGTTAATTTTCTACCGTTTTCGGGTTGTTGATCTTTGGTTGTTTGCAAAGATTGGTGCGCTTCTCAGCGCCACTCTGTACGCGTTTTTATCAGGTTTTTCAATTTCGACAGAGCGTGCTTGGATAATGGTCATTATTGGGCTGTTATTTCTGGTTTGGCAGCGGCCATTTTCGGTTTGGAACGCATTTTTTGTTGCCTTATGGTTCGTGATCTTTTTTCAGCCATCTGCGGTGTTAATGCAAGGTTTCTGGTTGTCTTTTTTAGCGGTTGCATGGATATTTATCTTTTTACCCGTGTTAGTCAATAAATCGAAATGGCAACAATTTCTTTGGATTCAGCTTGTATTAAGTTTGGCTCTAGTACCTGCATTAGCCCATTTTTTTGGTGCAATTCCAAGTTTTGGATTTGTTGCTAATCTGATAGCACTTCCGGTTATTTCTTTTATCGTGATGCCTTTATTATTTATTGTTTTAATTGGCTTGCTTGTGTTTCCAGAACATTTGCATGAATCTTTTAGGCCTGTGGTGACTTTGTTGGATTGGGTGTTGAAGTGGCTTTGGCAATGGTTGGAGTGGGTCTCTGAGTGGCCAAATAGTCTGTTCGAAGTTCCTTCGATTGATGGCTTGTGGGTGTTACTTATTTATGGAGTGGCGTTTTATATTGTGCAGAATTGGGTTCAAAGTAAACAAACAATTGCGCAACGGTTTAGTCACTTATCGACCAAACAACGCAATAGTTGGCGACATTATCTAACACGATTGAAACATATTGAGGATATTGAGCACATTAAAAAACGTTGTTTTGTACAGAACGCTGTTTTATGGCTAGTCGTATTTGTTGGATGTGTTGTTGTAATCATTCATTATTTCATGCCCAATGAAAAGCCAAAGAAGCAAGAAGCTTTGCTGACGGTATTGGATGTTGGCCAAGGGTTAAGTGTGGTGGTTGAAACTAACAACAAAGTACTTGTGTATGATTTAGGGGCTTATTGGGGCGAAAAAATGGACGGTGCTAAGCTTGCTGTGCTTCCCTATTTAAACTCTAGAAACATTGATTCAATTGATCAGCTTGTCATTAGTCATTCTGATAATGATCATGCAGGAGGTTTGCAAACCTTATTAACCCAAATTGCTATCGGTAATGCTTTAAGTGGTCAGCCTGAAAAGTTGGGTGTGAACCTTCCAAATACTGTTTTATCTCAATGCGTTGCAGGACAAAATTGGGTTTGGGAAAGTATTCAATTTGAAATAGTAGCCCCTTTACCTGAATGGCTTAAACGGCCCAATTTAAGCGATAACGATTTTTCATGCGTATTAAAAATCTCGACCGGCCGGTCGCAAGTTTGGTTGATGGGAGATTTAAGCACTCGTTATGAAAACCAGCTTTTGAAAGCATTGAGTGAAGAAGATACGGCTTTCCAAACAACCGAAATGCATTCAGAGATGAGAAGACAAGCATTGCTGGTTGCAGGGCATCATGGCAGTCGTTATTCAAGTGGCGAGGATTGGCTAAGTGCTGTAAAGCCAACCTTTGCAATCATTTCAGCCGGATATAAAAATCGTTATGACTTTCCTCATGAAGACGTTCTACATAGATTTGAATCGCATTCAACGCGAGTTTTGAATACCGCACATAGTGGTGCAATACAGTTTGGTATAAAACCTGAAGGCATTGAGTTGTTGAATCGAAATCGAATCGAACAAACAAAATGGTATTATCACTCCAGTTTTTCTCACACAAAGATTGAATAA
- the lpxK gene encoding tetraacyldisaccharide 4'-kinase, protein MSWPDFWTQTNWKTLCLQPLSKLVCRIASRRRLAFQEASGLKVAEDCLPVCVIGNIVVGGSGKTPFILALVKAAQMQGLKLGIVSRGYGGKSKQWPQRVYADSDPNLVGDEPVMLARALQQFHIPIAVAPKRQQAVELLSQQTDCDWIISDDGLQHYQMSRVCEIVLVDGARGFGNGHCLPAGPLREPVEKLKQVDALVVNGEDQQKILTNLETSSDGQALLPKLIGTMQLTPIRLVNVVDETQTLPIDELANHSVNAMAGIGNPERFFETLVQLGAQVSPHPFADHHAYSFSDLKPFAGLRQDKEKVTNLDSINNALIMTEKDAVKCRSIAQQLSVKHWWYLQVESEVDSAILTHIFNKMAQAPR, encoded by the coding sequence ATGAGTTGGCCGGATTTTTGGACACAAACCAATTGGAAAACGCTTTGTCTGCAACCACTCTCAAAGTTGGTCTGTCGAATTGCAAGCAGGCGGAGGTTAGCATTTCAGGAAGCTTCAGGGCTTAAGGTTGCAGAGGACTGTCTTCCGGTTTGTGTGATTGGCAATATTGTGGTCGGGGGCAGTGGAAAAACACCATTCATTCTCGCGTTGGTTAAGGCGGCACAGATGCAAGGGTTGAAACTCGGTATTGTCAGTCGCGGCTACGGAGGGAAATCAAAACAGTGGCCGCAGCGAGTTTACGCTGATAGTGATCCAAACCTTGTTGGCGATGAACCGGTGATGCTTGCCAGAGCGTTGCAGCAATTTCATATACCCATTGCGGTTGCTCCAAAGCGCCAACAAGCGGTTGAGCTTTTAAGTCAACAAACAGATTGCGATTGGATCATCAGTGATGATGGGTTGCAGCATTATCAAATGTCTCGTGTTTGTGAGATTGTTTTGGTCGATGGCGCGAGAGGTTTTGGCAATGGTCATTGTTTACCGGCCGGTCCATTACGTGAACCGGTAGAAAAACTTAAGCAGGTTGATGCGTTGGTGGTAAATGGTGAGGATCAACAGAAGATTTTAACGAATTTAGAAACGAGTTCTGATGGACAAGCTTTGTTGCCAAAGTTGATAGGGACGATGCAACTGACTCCTATCCGTTTGGTGAATGTGGTGGATGAAACACAAACTTTACCCATTGATGAATTGGCAAATCACTCTGTAAATGCAATGGCAGGAATTGGCAACCCTGAACGCTTTTTTGAAACCTTGGTTCAACTCGGTGCGCAGGTTTCACCACATCCCTTTGCAGATCATCATGCGTATTCGTTTTCGGATTTAAAACCCTTTGCAGGTTTAAGACAAGACAAAGAGAAGGTTACAAATTTAGATTCAATCAATAATGCGTTAATAATGACCGAGAAAGATGCGGTAAAATGCCGCTCAATTGCGCAACAATTGTCAGTCAAGCACTGGTGGTATTTGCAGGTCGAGTCAGAGGTTGATTCGGCAATCTTGACGCATATTTTCAACAAAATGGCACAAGCACCTAGATAG
- a CDS encoding Trm112 family protein — protein sequence MDADLLEILVCPVSKTKLYFDKNTQELISTAANLAYPVRDGIPILLEDEARELSSEEAEGYRAKKGQGA from the coding sequence ATGGATGCAGATTTACTAGAAATTTTGGTTTGTCCAGTGAGTAAAACTAAATTGTATTTTGATAAAAATACGCAGGAGCTTATTTCTACAGCGGCAAACCTTGCTTATCCAGTGCGAGATGGCATTCCGATTTTATTGGAAGATGAAGCGCGTGAACTCAGTTCGGAAGAAGCAGAAGGTTATCGAGCGAAAAAAGGGCAGGGAGCATAA
- the kdsB gene encoding 3-deoxy-manno-octulosonate cytidylyltransferase, which translates to MSFAVIIPARLESSRLPGKPLAIIHGKPMVYWTWQQARKSGAHRVLIATESQKVADICHEFGAEVCLTGDHHQSGTERIAEVIEKSVFSPEEIIVNLQGDEPMMPAELIHQVAQGLEENPNIPMATLCEPIDSVKDLFNPNVVKVSRDVNDCAITFSRAPMPWARDTFMDYQSALPDTLPESFSYYRHIGLYAYRAGFVQRYIEWPECQLEQVEKLEQLRVLWHDEKILVKQALMEAGVGVDTHADLEKVRELFAAKTH; encoded by the coding sequence ATGTCCTTTGCCGTCATTATTCCTGCACGTCTTGAATCAAGTCGATTGCCTGGCAAGCCTTTGGCAATTATTCATGGCAAACCTATGGTTTATTGGACTTGGCAGCAAGCCCGTAAATCGGGGGCGCATCGAGTGCTAATTGCCACAGAATCGCAAAAAGTTGCGGATATCTGTCATGAGTTTGGTGCAGAAGTCTGCTTAACCGGAGATCATCATCAATCTGGTACGGAACGCATTGCTGAGGTAATTGAGAAAAGCGTATTTTCACCTGAAGAAATCATTGTAAATTTGCAAGGCGACGAACCCATGATGCCAGCAGAATTGATTCATCAAGTGGCGCAAGGCTTGGAAGAAAATCCAAACATTCCAATGGCAACATTGTGTGAGCCGATTGATTCTGTGAAAGATTTGTTTAATCCAAATGTGGTAAAAGTTAGCCGAGATGTGAATGATTGCGCGATCACATTTAGCCGTGCGCCGATGCCTTGGGCGCGAGATACGTTTATGGATTATCAAAGTGCATTGCCTGATACTTTACCTGAATCCTTTTCCTATTATCGCCACATTGGACTGTATGCTTATCGTGCAGGGTTTGTACAACGATACATCGAGTGGCCAGAATGTCAGTTAGAGCAAGTTGAAAAGCTCGAACAACTTCGAGTTTTGTGGCACGACGAAAAAATCCTCGTTAAACAGGCGTTGATGGAAGCCGGTGTCGGTGTGGACACACATGCAGATTTGGAAAAAGTTCGTGAGCTGTTTGCTGCAAAGACGCACTAG
- a CDS encoding DUF3817 domain-containing protein, with protein MKFGFLRFMAMLEGTSLLLLLFVAVPMKRMMDMPEAVSIIGPIHGALFILFNLILLFHVIKGNLSAVRGFVGFVASLIPFGTFVYKAKVLK; from the coding sequence ATGAAATTTGGTTTTTTACGTTTTATGGCAATGCTGGAAGGGACATCACTGCTGTTGCTGTTGTTTGTCGCAGTTCCAATGAAACGAATGATGGATATGCCGGAAGCGGTATCGATTATTGGCCCAATTCACGGTGCTTTATTTATCCTTTTTAATCTGATTTTGCTGTTCCATGTCATTAAGGGTAATTTGAGTGCGGTCCGCGGATTTGTCGGCTTTGTTGCTTCATTGATTCCTTTCGGAACCTTTGTGTATAAAGCAAAAGTGCTCAAATAA